Proteins from one Ipomoea triloba cultivar NCNSP0323 chromosome 1, ASM357664v1 genomic window:
- the LOC116027305 gene encoding uncharacterized membrane protein At1g16860-like — protein sequence MGSRTGSHQLSNGLYVSGRPEQAPKDRGPAMASRAAPYTGGDVKKSGELGKMYGVDFSSGEINGPPVLKALSRASSSSQQLQSSVHVRSGPNSGELPHKSNNSGPIPKKSSSSSFSGPIMTPIQPTGLITSGPLGAGRRSGHLEPPAVPSTKVQYGAAVTRLSEQTKLGFRVSKLATWAFLVVLLMALVVGAFLMVAVKKAIVLIALAGVLAPLVVLFIWNVAFKERSLLGFLKRHPNAELRGAIDGQYIKVTGIVTCGSIPLEASFQRIPRCVYASTELYEYRALGAKSAKSRHCFFTWGLRHSERYVADFYISDYRTGLRALVKAGHGAKVAPFVKSSTVADMTKSNRDSSPNFLQWLADRSLSSDDRVMRLKEGYIKEGSTVSVMGVVRRHDNVLMIVPPREAVSVGCQWMQCIVPTYTEGLILTCEDAQSDDVIPV from the exons ATGGGTTCTCGGACCGGGTCGCACCAGTTGAGCAATGGACTGTACGTTTCCGGCAGGCCGGAGCAGGCGCCGAAGGATCGAGGTCCGGCAATGGCGTCGCGCGCGGCGCCGTACACCGGCGGCGACGTGAAGAAGTCCGGCGAGCTAGGGAAAATGTACGGAGTGGATTTCTCGAGCGGAGAGATCAACGGGCCGCCCGTGCTGAAGGCCTTATCGAGAGCTTCATCGTCTTCGCAGCAGTTGCAGAGCAGTGTCCACGTCAGATCCGGCCCGAACTCGGGGGAGCTTCCTCATAAATCCAATAACTCCGGCCCGATCCCGAAGAAATCATCGTCTTCTTCGTTTTCGGGCCCAATCATGACGCCCATTCAGCCCACCGGGCTCATCACCTCTGGCCCACTGGGCGCCGGCCGCCGCTCCGGCCACCTCGAGCCCCCCGCCGTTCCGTCCACCAAAGTGCAGTACGGCGCGGCGGTTACTAGGTTGAGCGAGCAGACGAAGCTAGGGTTTAGAGTGTCGAAGCTCGCCACGTGGGCGTTTCTAGTGGTGCTTTTAATGGCTCTGGTAGTCGGAGCCTTCTTGATGGTTGCGGTGAAGAAGGCGATTGTCCTCATTGCCCTCGCCGGAGTTTTAGCGCCGTTGGTGGTGTTGTTTATATGGAATGTGGCGTTTAAAGAACGAAGCTTGCTGGGCTTTCTGAAAAGACATCCTAATGCTGAGCTTAGAGGTGCCATTGATGGACAGTACATCAAGGTCACTGGG ATTGTCACCTGTGGCAGTATCCCTCTCGAAGCTTCTTTCCAGAGGATACCAAGATGCGTATATGCGTCAACAGAATTGTATGAATACAGAGCGTTGGGTGCAAAATCCGCAAAGTCTAGGCACTGCTTCTTCACATGGGGACTAAGGCATTCTGAG AGATACGTGGCTGACTTCTATATATCAGACTACCGGACTGGATTAAGGGCTCTAGTGAAGGCGGGCCATGGAGCTAAGGTTGCTCCATTCGTGAAATCATCAACCGTTGCTGACATGACAAAGAGCAACAGGGATTCGTCTCCAAATTTCTTGCAGTGGCTTGCAGATCGAAGCCTCTCAAGTGATGACCGTGTAATGCGCCTCAAAGAAGG ATACATCAAGGAAGGAAGCACGGTGAGTGTAATGGGGGTCGTGAGGCGCCATGATAACGTGCTGATGATAGTTCCACCGAGAGAAGCTGTTTCGGTGGGCTGTCAATGGATGCAATGCATAGTCCCGACCTACACCGAAGGACTAATCTTGACATGCGAAGATGCCCAAAGTGATGATGTAATTCCTGTATAG